A region of the Macrobrachium nipponense isolate FS-2020 chromosome 14, ASM1510439v2, whole genome shotgun sequence genome:
gtgttattcccgttgctgaataaccacttgttccatgcaacgaaaaaacaccatacaataataataacaatagttatTCGTAAttaagaaagaactacaggtatggattGCTTAAGTATAAACTATGAGAAATGAGTAcctaaatgatttgctgtttttttcattaaggttacatttacgttttgatactgaaattaatagaaggttatcggcagattattgatgataaaaagaggactaaaagcttttgatttcgatataatatgatttttttagaagtttttatagttaacacttacgttttacttacattaattaatgaaacagagatatggattttttatatcaaagtaaaagatttgtttttatatagatatatcagtttatacttttgataaatagagatgtttcagctaacactagttgttttcatttctcctttttaatttctatatggaaaagcaaatttacaaggaaaggtccatattatttcctcttacttgatggtaactgccagttgttgtgctggcgaaatatcatctctgaatgtcgtatttcttttagcgAACTGGTCATGCAGATgtgacaagagttcctcaaaggttgttttagacttctgaagtaattgcaaaatttatcattatctctcttcagctcctcgaaaattgtgacaaatgcaccgtacaagtgcctttgtgtattcaaagggttgTACCAAGTGAATTCTaggtttctcttcttttttctcaaatgtaataaataaagacaattttctcTTCCTGATATGTAGTCACCACcacaggctgagagcagactgcaagcgcttgtcaaaaattgggtcactttgtgcggcagtcatacaaatgtacgatttgcgcaattttgtgtcgcatttagatccggcaccgcaatcgtatcttggtgcgactagaatcgcatagtgtgaaagggcccgatTCAGGCAGAAGAGGCaacgaactattgtgcgcgaCAGTACCATGTATGGCTTACCTAATCCATGGAGATGGGTAGAGATGTTTAGTGCCGGAACTACTAAAAACAATTTTAGCTGCTCCATTTATTGATGAACTGTGCTGATTGCTcgtaaaaatattcttgaaaagtctgttgttattgttagatTGAACGTACGACTGCCTGTACTTTAtgcacattttcaaagtaatataagtaatttacaatttacactaAAGACACAAGTTTAAAGTTCGGTAAAGAGACTTCGTTTCTGGGAAATTGCTTTCTCGTTGTAACAGCCTATTAACGAACGAATAATGAGACTACAGGAGCTCGAAATGATTTTGTTTGAATTAGTATTTCTTATTAGGCTTCCATCATGCAGACGATCTAAAAAGTCACATTTGAAGTTATTTTACATGGTGTTTTGTATACTTCGTTCATTGTTTACCTTGGCGCGTTCGTTTCAGCAACTTTGTGCGTTCATTCTGTTGGGCCATCGCCCGCCGTCCCAGGACGGCaggcgggccgcgcccgccctcccgggacgccaggcCCGGGCCCGTCGCCCGGGCGGGCCGTCCCGTGGACGCCAGGCGGGCCCGTCGCCCGCGCCTTCCCGGGACGCCAAGGCGGGCCCGTCCCGCCCCACCCGTCCTCCCGTGACGCCAGGCCTGGGCCTCGCCCGCCCCGTCCGGGACGCCTTGGCGGGCCGTCGGCCCACCCGCccctcccgggacgccaggccgggccgtcgcccgcccccttccgggacgcctggcgggccttcGCCCGCTGGAAACCGTGCCCGGGACGCCGAGGCCCGGGGCCGTCCCGGGCGCCTCCGTCCCGCCCCGCACCTGGCGGGCCTcgagcccgtcccgggaccgggGGGCCGTGGCCCGGGCCGTCCGCCCGCCCGCCCCGTAAACGCCTGGGCGGGCCGTCGCccgacccgtcccgggacccgccctGGGGCGGGCCACCTTTtcgccccgcccgtcccgacGGGCCTGGCCCGGGCCCGTCGGCCctgcccgttcccgggacgcctggcgggccgtcgcccgcccgtccccgggacgccggCTTGCCCGGGCCCCGTCCGGCCCGGGCCGTCCCGGGACCcgggggccaaaaaaaaaaaggcgggccgtcgccccccccgccctcccaggacgccaggcgggccccgtcgcccgccgtcccgggacgccacgCCCGTGCCCGTCCCCGGGGCCCGCCACCGGGTCCCCGGACCCGCCCAGGTCGgggccgcgcccgcccgtcccgggactccAGGGCCGGGCGTCCGCCCGCCCAACCGTTCCCTGGGAACGCCGGCGGGGGCCCGTCCCGCCACCGGCCCGGGTCCCGGGGACCGCCCGCCCGGAGGCCGGGTCcggcccgccccgtcccgggacccaggCGGGTCCCGTCGCCCCGGCCCGTAAGGGACGCCAGGCGGGGCCGTcgccccgcccgtccctggacgccttagggccgtcgcccgcccctcCCGGGGACGCCATGGCGGGTGGCCCGTTccggcccgcccgtccgggacccgGGACCCGGGACGGGCcgtcgccccgcccgtcccgggaccctggGGGGTGGCGGCCCGTTTTTTTCCCGGGCCCGCgggccgtcccgggacccgccagGCGCCCGGTCGGGCcgcgcccacccgtcccgggacgccggcgggccgtcgcccgccccgtcgggacctggcgggccgtcgccccgcccgtcccgggacggccaggcgggccgtcgaccgcccgtcccgggacgcctgggggcCCCGtcgccagcccgtcccgggacgcctggcgggccgtcccgGCCCCGCCCGGCCCCCCCCGGGAAGGCCTGGCGGGCCCGTCGGCCCGCCCGTCCACGGgaggcctggcgggccgtcgcgccccgcccgtcccgggacgcctggcgggccgtcgcccgcccgtcccgggacgcctggcggggccgTCGCCCCCACGCCCGGTCCCCCGCGGACCGCGCCCCCCCTGGGggcccgtcgcccgcccgtcccgggacggccgGCGGGGCCGTTCGCCCCcctgtcccgggacgccaggcggccgtcgcccgcccgtcccgggacccaggccgggccgtcgcccgcccgttccGGGAGCCAGGCGGGGCCgtcgccgcccgtcccgggaagcaGGCGGGCCCGGCGTCGCCCGTCCGGGGAcccgccaggcgggccgtcgcggGCCCCGTCCCGGGAACGCCAGGCagtgcccgccgtcccgggacgccaggcgggcgtcgcccgcccgtccccggggacGCCAGGCGGGGCGCCcgaccgcccgtcccgggaagccGGCGGGGCCGTCTCCGCCCGCCCGGGTTGGACCGCCAGCCGGGTCGGCCCCAgggccgtccccgggacgccaggcgggccgtcgcaccgcccgtcccgggacgcctccgGGCCGGGCCCCGTCCCCCCCCCGCGCCCCGTCCCGGGGGGACGGACCAGGGCGggcccgtcgcccgcccgtcccgggacgcctggcggggccgTCGGCCCCGCCCGTCCGGACggctggcgggccgtcgcccgcccgtcccgggcacgcctggcgggccgtcgccgccCCGTTCCCGCACGGCCCTGGCGGGCCCGTCGCccgcccccgtcccgggacgccaggcgggccgtcgccacccccgcccgtcccgggacgcctggagggccgtcgccccgcccgtcccgggacgcctggcggggccgCCGCCCCGCCCGCAGTCCCGGGGAGCCGGGCGGGGCCGTCGCCCCCCCCGCagcccgggacgccaggcgggccgtcgcccccccgcccgtcccgggaacgcctggcgggccgtcgcgccctcccgggacgcctggcgggccgtcgcccgtcccgggacgccctggAAGGGGCCGTCGGCCCGCCCGtcacgggacgcctggcggggcgtccgccccgcccgtcccgggaagccTGGCGCCCGTCGGGCCAACCGGCCCCGTTCCCGGTACGCCTGGCGGGGGCCCGTCGCCCCCCCCGCCCGTCGGGACGCCGGGCGGGCCGttcgccccgcccgtcccgggacgctggaGGGCCGGCGCCCCGCCCCGTCCGGGAAAGCCAGGCGGGCCGTCCCCCGCCCGGCCCCGGGCCCGGGACGCCTGGAGGGCCGttcgccccgcccgtcccgggacgccttggCGGGCCGTCCGCCCCCGCGTCCCGGGACgccggcgggccgtcgcccgcccgtcccgggacgactGGGGGGCCGTgccccgccgtcccgggacgcaggACCCGGGCCGTCGCCCAAAGCCCGTCCCGGGCCCGACGGCGTCGCGCCCAGCCCGTCGACCcggccaggcgggccgtcgcttcccccgccgtcccgggacgcctggcaggccgtcgcccgccccgtcccgggacgcctggcgggccgtcgcgcccgcccgtcccgacgGGACGCCACCCGGTCGGGCcgctcgcccgcccgtcccgggacggctggcgggccgtcgcccgcccgtcccgggacgcctggcgggccgtcgccccgcccgttcccgggacgcctggcgggcctcgcccgccgttcccgggacgccaggcgggcctcgcccgcccgttcccgggacgccagggGGCCTCGCCCCCCGTTCCcgtccgggacgccaggcggggcCTCGCCCGccgttcccgggacgccaggcgggcctcgcccgcccgttcccgagACCCGTGGCGAGCTTTGCCCGCCCTCCCTCCCTATAGAGAGTAACACCTCTGCttaaccttagaaccagaatatgccactgaatcctttcaattctccagggccttctctcaatcctctgcttctcttcGCATGCcagaatcttctctgaatcctctccttCTTATCCTTGCACTCACaaatcttctctgaagtctctgcTTTTTCTTTTTGACGCTCCCTGAATCTTCTCTTAATCCTTCTTCTCCTTGGCACTCCACAAATCTTTTCTCACTGTTTCCCTTCTCCTCGCCCCTCCCCCAACTTCTCTCTATCCTCTGCTTCCAATCTTGCCACTCCaccaatcctttcattttcctttccctttcaccaatcaataaaactcttacaaaacgttttatacttatttccagataactttcatttccttcaaccATTAACAAAccaaacttattacatataaacatcaaaccttccatatagtacacttcaaaactttcatcaaatacaaacctttttactgttttCTCAATCATAAAATCAAGTATTGCACTTCAACTCTTAAAAATCCAttccaaactaaaatcaattctaacacatgCATTTATCAAACAAGTCCTTTCAATTCCAGTTAAACtccattattatctaaataacaaaatttgctaaaaaaattcattgtgtaaatgaaaatcgtaCTTTCTagataaactttattgatttcaataaaaaaaaaaactttccatacaacaaacatcctcctcaaatttttcacatctgatccctcttcacaaggccagcttagacttggtcgctccattccttgaacatggacagctgctccttcattttccacttctctttctccacgCATCTCTAATTCCCAGGCAACTTCTTCAACtggcaaaccaatttctccttccgCTCCTCGCACCtctccaacctcatcttccaactggtcgttccgttcgccctgaaCACCGCTCTCCTATCCAGCCACTTGAAGCCATGATTTCCTTCCTCTACAAGGCACCTCAGCTCCTTTCTCTTCAGTTTTGCAACCTCAACTTCACAATGGAGTCCACACCTTTCCTTCCTAAGGTCTTCCACTTTCTTCTGCAGGAGCTCgaacctgacctcggcgtctttcctgtccgattagcgcttttcggtcgcgtcttttcgttcctggacgagcctcgccatatccgcgccgcttcttcgctCTATATCTGCAGgtccttctccttctgtcgtagcagtttctcttgcctctcaacctgccagtttgcctctggcaattgcactgtcggttcccttatcctctcacataggcatctttgtgtaatccatcaactgctcattttcttctgtgtcttgacaatcttgtcttccagctgctgttttTCCATCTTCACTTGATCCTTTCCTTCCGCAAACAAacaacgtctcaccttcgaataagtgggccctttcttgccaggcctgttcTTGCAACACCTCCTCAGTTTATCTGCCAATCCACACGAGttgctttcttcctttccgcccgccgcctgaatctcttcattgtagtCCAAGCCTCTGTTTTGACAGCCTCAAAAATTATCGCCTGTCTCCAAGGTTCCACcttgctgctctctctggtactggatgTGTCAtcgcaaggccgaaattctctccttcaattccatttccttgggctcttcacctccatcatcaggaATTACGAGGACCTCACCAGTcaataggcagcctataaacaacatCACTATCCTTGCGTCACACTTTCTCTCCGTATTTTCAAACAACATCTACACAACaacgtcacacaacagctgctgccaaggccaggtaaggccacatttttcttcaaactggaataccacttcatatactctcctctatatctctcgcttttccttgattttcaatattttacaagagatatttcgatttatcgaaatatagcaagaaacattctgaaagatttttatcaTGCCTTGTAGGTTTTATAAATTgctgcaattttctctctctctctctctctctctctctctctctctctctctctctcgctctctctctctctcgcggatcTTTTTGCAGTAGTATctttttgtttggtctcttatcgtcttatctattaaatatatttagggattttcctttatttacctttttgtctacaagaacaacaatactaactacaggcgggcaattggaaactgagcaaaaaatgaccatattttttttaagctacgttttatttttattgaatttaacaaaataactaaaagatatcattctaaatgaattagccgagacatcaagagaaataatatatattatataataataatcaacttctcaaccataatgattttcaaacactataggtaagttttaagattttaaatttatatcatatggatacaaagaaaaggttaaaacgaaatttaattatactcaattttgtcctatataaaagtgaaaatcagatataaaggagtacaattttattagagcaTAACCTGATTCCtaaattgaaatccaatatagaaataaagtagaagaAAATCCAAACAACCCTATTTCTATATAaggcgacgcatttggtgtgaatgcATCCTTAGAAACACAAATGTAATCaatactgtttaatacggatCATAATGACAACAACTAAATACTGTGCCTCTCAATGATGTATAACGAAAAAAActgttgcaatttaaaaacaattacagaatcaataatgtcgtcaaataataaatacaacaatgaaaacgacatgacttgtaaggttaagaaaatgagttgcagaagcgtgcttgataaagaaaaaaaatatctgcgtaaaacacgttccagagaaatcaaatacataacccacccacacttctgttacataaataaattgtagattcatacctgatcgtctgtgtgaggtcacagatgcagatggaggttggacatcctactcattgtatattatcatactaataataatataaaaaatatttgacactagctcacgtgttttttttgttatgttcctttttacttgattaccagttaatgcaaatgttttggaagaccatgcatatttcaaaggtttaaagtgaaaagttaaatttatagtatctcaaaattaattaaatgaaaaaaaagttatattgttcaaagttatctgccagattgtcggaaaaatgtgatgtttttttttagtttaacattagtcaactgaaataagccttaaattttgaatatagaagCTTTGTAAAATATCActactttatttttgttattttgaaataaagggaattacaaaacgcgcttcattccaagaaaagaaggaaaacagattaaggtaataaagttgagacagaatagagcacagcagttaagaaactaagccTGGAATATtaaaagggggtccaaaaggaagaagaaatgagccctgatagaattagtggagctaaaagctgcagtctaacgaatggccatatactaggcaacttaatTCGCCAATGtaaaggtagaagctagtggttcctaaccctccctaagacaggaaatggtcagggaacggcaaggaccacggcagttgacttcacaggagagaaaagttaaattcctacaataacatattaactcttttacacattagaattagctataactacatcggcactagaaaatACTTGGTTCTTGAAACACAGaaattgagttaagttattttctattacaatgcatcttgaaacaaggatgaaaatatccttacgaatatagtaaaattgataataactgatattttgcaactgatctggtgctaggaagaaaataagaacacgaggcttcttcacaccataatctagaaaagaacttaataagttatctctctctgtctttctctctacttatcgttcgtcttgttatattc
Encoded here:
- the LOC135226186 gene encoding collagen alpha-1(I) chain-like; amino-acid sequence: MSFNLKSVISKDTFRTVTYDPGLDYNEEIQAAGGKEESNSCGLADKLRRCCKNRPGKKGPTYSKESGVQGERNDQLEDEVGEVRGAEGEIGLPVEEVAWELEMRGEREVENEGAAVHVQGMERPRNESYLEISIKRFVRVLLIGERERKMKGLVEWQDWKQRIERSWGRGEEKGNSEKRFVECQGEEGLREDSGSVKKKKQRLQRRFGGRAGKARHGSRERAGEARLASRERRARPRLASRTGTGGEAPWRPGNGRASRDGRATARQPSRDGRASGPTGWRPVGTGGRDGPPGVPGRGGRRPARRPGTAGEATARLAGSTGWARRRRARDGLWATARVLRPGTAGHGPPVVPGRAGDGPPASRDAGADGPPRRPGTGGANGPPGVPGPGPGGGRPAWLSRTGRGAGPPASRDGRGERPARRPDGRGGRRAPARRTGNGAGWPDGRQASRDGRGGRPARRPVTGGPTAPSRASRDGRRPARRPGRARRPARRSRDGRGGDGPPGVPGCGGGDGPARLPGTAGGAAAPPGVPGRAGRRPSRRPGTGGGGDGPPGVPGRGRATGPPGPCGNGAATARQACPGRAGDGPPAVRTGGADGPARRPGTGGRRARPGPSPRDGARGGDGARPGGVPGRAVRRPAWRPGDGPGADPAGGPTRAGGDGPAGFPGRAVGRPAWRPRGRAGDARLASRDGGHCLAFPGRGPRRPAWRVPGRATPGPPASRDGRRRPRLAPGTGGRRPGLGPGTGGRRPPGVPGQGGERPRRPSRDGRATGPQGGRGPRGTGRGGDGPARRPGTGGRRPARRPGTGGARRPARPPVDGRADGPARPSRGGPGGAGTARQASRDGLATGPPGVPGRAVDGPPGRPGTGGATARQVPTGRATARRRPGTGGRGPTGRLAGPGTARGPGKKTGRHPPGSRDGRGDGPSRVPGPGRAGRNGPPAMASPGGAGDGPKASRDGRGDGPAWRPLRAGATGPAWVPGRGGPDPASGRAVPGTRAGGGTGPRRRSQGTVGRADARPWSPGTGGRGPDLGGSGDPVAGPGDGHGRGVPGRRATGPAWRPGRAGGATARLFFFGPRVPGRPGPDGARASRRPGDGRATARQASRERAGPTGPGQARRDGRGEKVARPRAGPGTGRATARPGVYGAGGRTARATAPRSRDGLEARQVRGGTEAPGTAPGLGVPGTVSSGRRPARRPGRGRATARPGVPGGAGGPTARQGVPDGAGEAQAWRHGRTGGAGRARLGVPGRRGRRARLASTGRPARATGPGLASREGGRGPPAVLGRRAMAQQNERTKLLKRTRQVQNVSHTERAWVLKGSDRLIGIHSALSGHKCRSVTPDIKALREVQTYKNLLRNSGPV